Sequence from the Helianthus annuus cultivar XRQ/B chromosome 13, HanXRQr2.0-SUNRISE, whole genome shotgun sequence genome:
ATAGTCTGCTcgatttaaagataaaaaaaatgctcgtttttatggtgcaatttttataaaaaaataatgtcgtatgaaaaagttattagcCTTTTAAAAACGAGGTGGAATTGGatgagagagaaactattgaATTGAATGGACTAAATGCCCTCAAACTAACCTACGTACGCGCATCATTCTTTTTGTTCAATCTCATCCATGatccatttaatcttagcccttgattactTGATAGATAATCAAGATTACTTCTTAACCTTCCTACCTAAATAAACTAGTATATCATGATCCAGGTTAGTTATTTTATAATGGTTGACTTTCTTCAATTTTTAATCTTATAATCTTTCTATATATACTTTTAATGGGTAGAGGATCAAATACAAGACATAATTTGCTTGCAAAGTATAGGTGAGAATCTCATCCATTGATCCCTCAAGAATCAAGATCAATGACTCAAAATTAGGCTTTAGCATTTTGTTAAATCTCAGgttcaaacaattgaagaaaCAAATAAAGAAAGGGTATTCTGGTTTTTTCTCACTTAAACTCCGTCCCTCCTTGATTTTCAAACgtctataactttttcatacgttaatataattttttttaaaaattacactGTATAACGAGTATTTCATTTTATTTAATTCGAGCATCTTATttctatagttttcttaaaaaaattcaCTGGATTTTGAATAACCATTACTTGATTTTAAATACCCAGTAAGTAACTACGTTATTTTGAATACATATTACATGATTACAaaatttcattatagtattttgTGTGAAACCCTATtaaaggattacataattacgtAAAAGTAATTGACTATGAATTAATAAATGACTACGTGAGTTTTGATACTCATTTCGcgattacgtgatttcattatagtatttatGGGAAACCCCACTAAGTGATTACATAATTACGTAAAAACAAAACATGTAATACATAATACTTTATATAGAATACCTAATATTTTAGGTATAATCACGTATTAAGgataaattatataaaaacatTAGCCAAATTAACCTATAATAACCACAAAATGCCGAATATTAGAgatttaatcacgtaataaagCAAAAACAATCAAGCTCTTATTATTGAATGTGTAATTATGTAATAAACATAATTGTATTAACTTTGGTTATAGCAaatcatattgaatgtgtaatcattTATTGGGTATCCAATAATCACGTAGTTATGtactgggtattcaaaatcacgtaatgggATTGGGTATTCAAAATtacgtaatgggtattcaaaatcctgtaattttttcttaaaaaaaacctACAACATAGGCTGTTCGAATTAAAGAAAATGAAATGCTCATaaatttagtgtatttttttcAACTTCTTGTCCAACAGATGCTTGATCTACAGGATTGACAAATTGGACTCTACTCTAGTGGTCTTAAACATTTTCTAAAGAATGCCAAATACACTTTCCTTGGAGTTGAGATTGAAAACTACAAAGAGAAGTTGTTCAACAATCACTCTCTagatccaaatttaccgttcaaaTTTGCCATTCAAATACTCTAGTGATCGGTTAGTGATTCAAATTTGGGTTAAAAAAAATATTCTTTGGGTTTAATTTGGTAAAAAACGAAATGATTGTCTTCATTGATTGGTGGTATTTGGATACTTTAGATACCTTGCTTTATGGCACTAGTACCCTAACATTTATAAGCAACACGTTTATTTTCATAGGAAAGTAACCAAAATGAGTAAATgactatatatttaataaaaaaaacagtgAAAACGTAAAAATTGGCCAATATTTTCGTAATATGGCTGATAGTTATGGCTTTTCAATTTCTTGTTTCTATCTTAATCTCTTTTTACCAAGTCATTGAAGAACAATCAACATCACAACAAtaataatagaagaacctaaCAGTACTCTACATCCAATGATTCCATTATCAGTTTATACATTATAGATAACGTGTGAAAAACTAGAGATATAGATATAGAACTAAATAATTCATTCATTCATCTCACATATACATTAGGAACCATAAAGCCCATAAACATTAAGATTGCATTTATGACAAAACCAATCAACTTACGTATACCATTTCTGAATTACGAGACGTGAATATACCAACGCCATCGGTTGAATTCCCTATAATTTTGTTTGTAATTGTTATGTCGATAGAAGGAGCGTTCTCATCCACCGCCGGAGATCTGGATTTCGGTCAGGAGGTAACGATAGGTGATAAGCTTAAGGTATTCAAATCTTCTGATTTTGATCCAGAGAATTATGTATCCACCAAATGCCGTACAACCAGTGAAAAGGTACGTACCTTTTCCATGCAAAAATAATATGATGATTGAGAATTTAATACATATATTTTCCAAAGCAATCAATCTTGAGAGTTTTTAAATTTTATCTAAAATGAATTTGTAAGAATATCCTATGTCACAAGTTGCATTGTATAATTTGGCTGCAGGAAATAAAAAGTTTGGTGACTTGTCTCCTAGATTTAAAGAAGGTCTCAGCAGAAGAAATGAGAAAAAGTGTTTATGCTAACTACCCCTCCTTTATTCGGTAACATATTTTATTTGTGAATCTAGGACCAAGTGTAATGGTTTAACGCCCAACGTCATGTCACCTATGTGGCGTGaaacagtggcggatctagaaaatcttcATAGAGGTAACGTTTTAGGAAAAAAAGGGGTAACAAAATcaaaaaaacgtcaaatttttccaaaatttacactaccgccggagcaCCAaggggtagcggaggctaccccttatCTTAAGGTATGTCCGCCCCTGGCGTGAAACATCGTAATGGAGGGCGTTTTTTCATGAGCCGCTTGGGATAAATCATAAATAATGAGCCTGGGGTCCACCAACTTTTCACCAATCACATGCATACACTTCacttttacttttttattttcttttcttttatttaatttccTTGTGAAACCATTAGACGCTATAGAGAAAAAGGTAAATGAAAACATTCTTGCCTACATGGCATTTACGTGACAGTCGCTTTTTCACATTTTAGTAAAACCATTACACATTGTTAGCTGGCTGATATGTGTTTTCACACACGCATGCATCAGCACATCAAGAGAGATTTCTGATCTTGAAGGGCAACTAGTCTCGTTAAGAAATCTTCTGTCTAATCGTGCTACTATCATTCATACTCTCGCCGAGGGTGTTGGTGTGGAAACCATGTCGTCCGCTCCTGGTTCAAGGAAAAACCCGAGTTTTGACTTTCAAGATAAAGAACCTTCGGAGATGGAAGTCTGGTTATCGCAATACATAGACAACCTCAATATTTTGCTGGCCGAAAGAAGAGTTAATGAGGCTTTGGCGGCCCTTGATGAAGGAGAGCGCGTAGCCAAATCCACAGACTCAATGACACCACCCATGCTTGCCTCTTTACAGGCTGCTATCACTTCACAGAGACAAAAGTTAGCTGATCAAATTGCTGAGTCAGCCTGCCAGCCTTCTTCTAGTGGCACTGAACTTCGATCGTCGGTAGAAATAATCAAACGACTTGGTGATGGTCCACGAGCCCATACACTGCTCCTTAACTCACACCACCACAAGTTACAATCTAAAATCCAGGGTATTCAGACATCCGGCTCAACATATGGAGTGGCTTACACCGCCGCCCTCTCACAGCTCGTCTTTTCAACCATAGCTCAGGCATCAATTGACTCACTAGCCATATTTGGTGACCAGCCTTTGTACACGTCTGAACTCGTGACATGGTCTGTCAAGCAAACCAACACTTGTGCCAATCTTATGAAACGACACGTTATTGCTTCACCTTCTGCTTCAGGGGGGCTACGAACGGTGGCTGAGTGTGTTCAGATTTCCATGGGTCATTGTTACTTGTTAGAAGCTCGTGGATTGGCGCTTGGGCCTGTCCTATTGAGACACTTTAGACCTTGTGTGGAACAAGCACTCAATGCTAACTTGAAAAGGATTGAGCAAAGCACTGCTGCTTTAGCGGCTGCGGACGATTGGTCACTCATTTACCCTCCCGTGAGCTCACGCGCCACAATTATATCCCAACCAAAGCTTTCGAATAGCGCCCATCGATTTAATTTGATGGTTCAGGAAATGTGCGAGGATATCGGGCTCCTGAGATCTATGCAGTTTTCAAAGCAGGCGATGGAAGGCGTTGTACAAGTTTTTAACTCGTACGTTCACATGCTCGTAAACGCATTGCCAGGATCATCAGAGACCGAAAACTTGGAAGGTAGAATTGTGAGGGTTGCGGAGGATGACACTCAACAGATAGCATTGCTAGCTAATGCTTTATTATTATCAGACGAACTACTGCCACGAGCAGCCATCAAACTGCTACCCGTACAACAATGCCTTCCCTCTGAAACCCCTAGGAAAGCTTCAGACCGACAATTACGCACTCCAGAACAAAGAGAGTTGAAGAAACGGATTCAGAGATTTGTTGATCAGTTGAGAGATAGTTTTTGTAGAAAACACGCTCTTGATCTCATCTTTACAGAAGATGGAACCGCTCGTCTTAACGCAAACATGTACTTGAGTATGGAAGAGAATTCAGAATGGGCGCCATCTCCAGTATATCAGGTAAGCAACAAATTTCTTCATAAAAGATAAAACTGGCATCTAATATACATAGTGTTCTACCAGGAACTATTTGTTAAGTTACGTACAGTCGCGAGCTTAGCATCAGACATGTTTGTGGGACGAGAAAGGTTCACGACGCTTCTTTTAATTAGACTCACGGAAACAGTAATTATGTGGCTGTCCGATGAACAAAGTTTTTGGGAAGAGATTGAACACGGGTCAAAGCCTCTAGGCCAATTTGGACTTCAACAGGTTTCTTTCTTATTGTCAACTACTTACTCATGGAATGAATCTAGAGAGTTTCTAATAAGGGAAAATTACGAAATTTTTGGTTGACCAAGAGGGTTTTCAATTTTGTCACTCTCCTGCGTCCTTGGAAGGACCACTGAGCTTCGGAAGAGTCCACATGTTATGTTGATGCGTCCATGTCCCTAGAAGCTGACACGTGTCTCACATGTTTATGGGAAGAGTCGGTGACTCTTCCAAAGCGTCGGTGGAGTCTTCCGAAGGAGAGTGATACATGGACTCTTCAACATGATACGCCGACTCATCCCATGCTCAGTGGTCCTTCCAAGGACGCAGGAGAGTGACAAAATTGAAAACCCTCTTGATCAACCAACATTTTCGTAATTTTCCCTTCTAATAATTACTCTATGTTATGCAGTTTTATCTAGATATGCAGTTTGTTATACTCTTTGCGTCCCAAGGGCGTTACCTGTCACGAAACTTGCATCAATCTATTAAGAATATCATTTCACGAGCTATGGAATCGGTTGCTGCTTCTACAAATACAGATCCCTACAGGTTTTTGTTTCCTTAtgaaataataatttttttttttgttcaggATCGGTTTCTAAAGATTTGTTTTTATGAAGCAGCATATTGCCTGAAGATCAATGGTTTACTGATATTGGTCAAGCTACAATTAAGATGATGACTGGAGAGGCCCCTACGGAAAACGTAGAAGTTACAAGCCCGATAACGTCCCCTTCACTTGTATCTCCAGGGAGTAACTAACACCTTCCGTACTAACAGTTCGTACTAACTGGTTTCACCGATCTTAAGTAATGGTCTTAGTGCTAGGGGAGAACCCATTTTTTTCCTAAAAATGGGGTTAATAACCAATGTATTAAGTGTGTGTTGGTAATCGAACATGCGAATCACAGGTATGAatataaaagaattgagaatcgaGAATAATAAACTTGCTTGTATTGAATGAAAAGTGATAATTACAATTGACATACATGAACCCTATATATACTATACGAATAGATGCGATTGTAGAGACATATCTCTTCACGAACGGTTGCGACTCTTGAACTTGTGGTTGAGATTGATCTTGAAGAGGTGTGTCTCCTTGAAACATCGTGTCTCTTGCTTCCTCTCTTGTTGGCGCTGATTCCGAACAGGTATGTCTCCAGGAGAGGCGTCCCTTGATTAAGTGTAGGTTACAATCTTTCAAAGTGTCGCATCCGGTCCTCGCACTTACTAACTAATCTAATTATAACATAAACTAACTATCTACCAATTACAGAACGACCCCTATATTTAGTTTAAACATCAATACTCCCTCTTAAACTAAATATAGTTTAATGAAGGTTTTCAACTTGCTTGACTTGCAGTAGCATTGGTTCCTCTTCCAATGCGAGATTGGCTTCTTGTTGCGTGTCTTTCTCCTTTTCTTTCCACTTGGTGCAATCTCTTGCAAAATGACCAAGTTCTCCACAATCATAACATCTGAACTTGCTCTTGTCTTGGTTTCTTGGACCCATATCTTTTCCACGTCCTCTTcctcctttgaaagatccttgtCCTTGACTTCTACCATGGTTTTGAACACCACGACCTTTTCCATGATGCAAACTTTGAAATTGGTTATCTGGACGTGCCATCATGAGTCCTCCTTGATTATTATCTTCTTGCTTGTCTTGACTTTTGAGACGTTCTTCAAAAGCTATTATTCTTCCCACTGCTTCTTCAAATGGCATTTTGtctatttctgaatattgttcGATATTTGCCACGATGGGTAGGAACTTCTTCGGAACGGAGATAAGTAACTTCCTTACGAGTTTCTTGTCTTTGATAGTGGTACCGAGAGTTTTAAATTTGGCTTTTATACCACTCAACTTGCTTGCGAAACTACTTACTGTGTCGTTCTCATCCATCTTTAAAACTTCTAGTTCGCTCCTCGAAGTTTGTAGACGTGCTTTCTGAACCATATCTGCTCCAAGATAACGAACTTTGATTGCATCCCATACTTCCTTTGCTTTTTCGTATTGCGCAACTTGCATCAAAACATCTTCCGGTAACGTTTGGAAGATAAGTGCTTTCGTTGTGTGCGCCTTCTTTTCATTTATCCCTTCCGTTGAAACAACTGTTTCCCAAAGACTATATGCCTTCAAGACTGTTTCCatcatatgctctgataccacatgttgatcagttctgtttagacataaaggaaaacatgaaaacatacctgattgcagcagtacaggccaacagagaatccagatggagacacagcaataagttttgacat
This genomic interval carries:
- the LOC110898329 gene encoding exocyst complex component EXO84A translates to MSIEGAFSSTAGDLDFGQEVTIGDKLKVFKSSDFDPENYVSTKCRTTSEKEIKSLVTCLLDLKKVSAEEMRKSVYANYPSFIRWLICVFTHACISTSREISDLEGQLVSLRNLLSNRATIIHTLAEGVGVETMSSAPGSRKNPSFDFQDKEPSEMEVWLSQYIDNLNILLAERRVNEALAALDEGERVAKSTDSMTPPMLASLQAAITSQRQKLADQIAESACQPSSSGTELRSSVEIIKRLGDGPRAHTLLLNSHHHKLQSKIQGIQTSGSTYGVAYTAALSQLVFSTIAQASIDSLAIFGDQPLYTSELVTWSVKQTNTCANLMKRHVIASPSASGGLRTVAECVQISMGHCYLLEARGLALGPVLLRHFRPCVEQALNANLKRIEQSTAALAAADDWSLIYPPVSSRATIISQPKLSNSAHRFNLMVQEMCEDIGLLRSMQFSKQAMEGVVQVFNSYVHMLVNALPGSSETENLEGRIVRVAEDDTQQIALLANALLLSDELLPRAAIKLLPVQQCLPSETPRKASDRQLRTPEQRELKKRIQRFVDQLRDSFCRKHALDLIFTEDGTARLNANMYLSMEENSEWAPSPVYQELFVKLRTVASLASDMFVGRERFTTLLLIRLTETVIMWLSDEQSFWEEIEHGSKPLGQFGLQQFYLDMQFVILFASQGRYLSRNLHQSIKNIISRAMESVAASTNTDPYSILPEDQWFTDIGQATIKMMTGEAPTENVEVTSPITSPSLVSPGSN